The sequence below is a genomic window from Bradyrhizobium septentrionale.
CCATGTCGAAGCGAATTGCGGCATAGGACGAGGCCCTGTGAAACACGCCGTCATGCTCGACCGATGGAGGAATCACCAGCACGTCGGCCGGCTGCATGTCGAAAGCCCAATGCGTGACGCGGTCGGTGGCGTTCAGCAGCATTCCGATGATCAGCTTGTCATCGGCCGACGTGCGCTGGGTGCGAACCCCGACATTGAACGCGCCGATGCTGAGCGAAAAATCGCCGATCCCGACATGAGACAGCGTGCCGCGCAGCCTGCCGCGCTCAAGCTGCATGACCTCGACATGCGAGCCTTTGACGGCGTCGTGGAGTCCCTCGAAGCCGTCGAGCTCGCCGGTGCTAACCGTCAGGTGCTCGCCCATATCCACGCCCACAACTGTAGCGCGATTAGTTCACGAATACCAAGTACTCGACGTCAGAAGAAAGCGCGCCCGCGACAACTTGCCCAGATTGATTTGATTCGCGTGGCGAGACCATGATCTCGTTCTACAAACGTGCGGATTTTCGCTCGTTTTGCGCTGCGAGGCAATGCGGACGATGGCGCCGGATTGACGCGCTTGGCACGTCTTTGTGCTGGGACGGCGCCTTGAGGACAGGATTTGCGTCAAGATTGGCGAAGGGTGCGCGTCAAACGGGCAGCGCGTCGGGCAATCGCTTGATCTCAAAGCGAAATGCGATGCCCCGTCACGGAAGCGTGAAGCGCCGGTGGCTAGGCCGCCATCAGTTGCTCAAGCGCAACAGCCTGCTCACGGGTCTGGAATGCGATCGCGGTGTGCGTAAAGCCGGACGAGGCCTGGGTCTGCGCGATGTGATTGAGGACCTCGGTGCCCTTGACCACGTGAAGGTCCATTCCGGGGCCGGCCGGGAAAATGCCCAGCACGACATCGTAGGCCTCGACGATGGCCTTCAAGGCGCCGCCCTTGTCTTCCGAAGCGTCGATGAAGATACGAACATCCGCTGCGATACTACGAAGTTCGTCAAAGTCGATCACTGGAAGTCTCCCATACGCAACGCACTCATCGATCCTAGCTACAACTTGCTTACTGAAACATAAATTACGGCCGGTTCCTTCATGCACCCAGCGGTGGATGACCCGTATTTCGATCCGCGCGGCCGCCGCGCTCTCGGGCTGCCGCCGCTAGGCTCCGGTTGGCGGCCTGCGCTTCACAATGCGCTTGACCGGCGCATGGGCCGGCATGGCATTGTCCGACGGATCGCCCATGTGGGGGATGCGCTGCTCGATATGCGCCACGACACGGAAGAAGGCATCGAGCGCCCTGGTGTCGAGGCCGGCCGTGAGGTTGTCATGCCGGCGCAGGATTTCGTCCAGGCTGCGGTCGAGCAGCGCCACGCCGAGTCTGGTCAGCCGAATCTCGGTCCGGTTTCGGGCGCTGCCTCTGACCGGCGTCAGCTCGATCAGCCCCTTCTTCCTGAGCGACGTCGTCTCACGGCTGACGACCGCCTTGTCCAGTTGCGCGTTGGTCCAGATGTCATAGGCGCTGGCCGGCTCGTGCTCCCTGAGAAAGGACAGCACCCGCCATTCCGCGAGCGACACGCCGTAGGCCTGCGGAAAGAAGGCATTGGCACTGGCACGCAGCTTCGCGACCAGGCTCGACAGCACCGTGGGCACGTAGCGCTCGAAATCGATCACCAGCTCCGAGCGCGCGTTCTCGCGCGGGGCAGGGGTCTTGGTACGATGTTTGGCGGTCCGGCTTTTCATTCTTTCACGAGTTGAGAGCGTGCGATCAGGACCAGCACCGCTGCGACGAGCAGAACTCCGGCCACCACGAGGAATCCGGTGGTGAAGTTGCCGGAGGCGTCCTTGGCACGTCCGATCACGATCGGGATCGTGGCGCCTCCAATGCTGCCGATGGTGCTGACCAGGCCGATCGCACCCGGCGCGCTCTGCCGCGACATGTAGGACTGGGGGATGGTCCAGAACACGGCTTGCGTACCATAGACACCGACATTGGCAACCATGAAACCGATGATGATCCAGACCGGAGATGTTGAAAAGGCGGCGATTGCGAAGCCCGATGCAGCGATCACGAAGGTCATCGCGGCATAATAGAAGCGCTCGCCGACATGATCGGAGTGCCGCGACAACGCAATCATGCCGATCAGGCCGGCGACCGGCGGGATCGCGGTCACGAAGCCGACCTGCGAATTCGGCAGGCCGAAGGATTTGATGATTTGCGGCAGCCAGGGAAACAGCGAAGCCAGCCCGCAGAACAGGCCGAAATTGCACAGGCCGAACAGCAGCACCATCGGCTTGGTGATGGTCCTGAGCACGCCCTCGGCATGCACCACGCCGGTTGCCTTGGCGTCGCGCTCGAGCGCGCCGGTCAGCCAGTTGCGTTGCGCGGTCGACAGCCAGCTCGCCTGCTGCGGCCGGTCGGTCAGATAGAAGATGCCGACGATCCCGAGAATGATCGGCGGCAGGCCTTCGAGGATGAACAGCCACTTCCAGCCGGAGATGCCGAACGTCCCATTCAGATCGAGGATGGCGCCCGAGATCAGCGAGGCGAAAATGTAGGAGATCGGCACCGCATAATTGAACATCGCATTGTAGCGGGCGCGATAGCTGAACGGAAACCACAGGCTGAGCAGCAGCATCACGCCGGGAAACAGGCCGGACTCGGCAAAGCCGAGAAAGCCGCGGAATGCATAGAGGCTGAGCGGGCCCTGCGTGAAGGCCATCAGCACCGTGGCAATGCCCCAGAGGATCGCGATCCGCGTCAGCGTGACGCGTGCGCCGTATTTGCTGAGGATGAGGTTGCTCGGGATCTCGAAGATGGAATAGGTGAAGTACATGACGCCGACGGCGATGCCAAACATCTCGGCATTGAGCCCGAGCTCCTTGTTCATCTGCAGCGCGGCAAAGGAGATGTTGCCGCGGTCGAGGATGGCGAGGAAGTACATCGCCATCACGAACCACATCAGGCGCAGCGCAACCTTGCGGATCGTGGTGCGTTCGATCTCCGGATCGGCGGTCGTTATCGCCGCCTTATCCATCACGACTTCGGTCATCCCGGTTTCCCCCCGATTCTTCTTGTTGACGGTCGTTTTATGCGGGCAGGCAGACCTCCAGCCAGTCGCCTGCCACGCGCACCGGATAGGTCTGGATGTCTATCTCGACCGGACTGGTCAGCGCCTCGCCGGTGTTGATGTCGAAGCGGCCCATATGCAGCGGGCATTCGATCTCGCAACCGTCCAGAACGCCGTCGGAGAGCAGCGCCTCCTCATGCGTGCAGATGTTGCTGGTGGCGTAATACTCATTGCCGACGCGATAGAGCGCGATGTGGTGGCCGGCGATTTCGACGCCGTATGGTTCGCCTTCGTTCAGCTCGCCGAGCGTTGCGGCCGCGTGCCAGGTTCCTTGGTCTGCCATTGTGCCCTCTCAAATGCTGTAGAAATCGAGAACGGTCGGGACGCGGTCATTGACCAGCGTGATGACCTTGCGCGCGATCTTCCAGGTCTCGCCTTCACGTCGCAACGTGTGCCGATAGCGTC
It includes:
- a CDS encoding MFS transporter, whose translation is MTEVVMDKAAITTADPEIERTTIRKVALRLMWFVMAMYFLAILDRGNISFAALQMNKELGLNAEMFGIAVGVMYFTYSIFEIPSNLILSKYGARVTLTRIAILWGIATVLMAFTQGPLSLYAFRGFLGFAESGLFPGVMLLLSLWFPFSYRARYNAMFNYAVPISYIFASLISGAILDLNGTFGISGWKWLFILEGLPPIILGIVGIFYLTDRPQQASWLSTAQRNWLTGALERDAKATGVVHAEGVLRTITKPMVLLFGLCNFGLFCGLASLFPWLPQIIKSFGLPNSQVGFVTAIPPVAGLIGMIALSRHSDHVGERFYYAAMTFVIAASGFAIAAFSTSPVWIIIGFMVANVGVYGTQAVFWTIPQSYMSRQSAPGAIGLVSTIGSIGGATIPIVIGRAKDASGNFTTGFLVVAGVLLVAAVLVLIARSQLVKE
- a CDS encoding non-heme iron oxygenase ferredoxin subunit encodes the protein MADQGTWHAAATLGELNEGEPYGVEIAGHHIALYRVGNEYYATSNICTHEEALLSDGVLDGCEIECPLHMGRFDINTGEALTSPVEIDIQTYPVRVAGDWLEVCLPA
- a CDS encoding MarR family winged helix-turn-helix transcriptional regulator, which codes for MIDFERYVPTVLSSLVAKLRASANAFFPQAYGVSLAEWRVLSFLREHEPASAYDIWTNAQLDKAVVSRETTSLRKKGLIELTPVRGSARNRTEIRLTRLGVALLDRSLDEILRRHDNLTAGLDTRALDAFFRVVAHIEQRIPHMGDPSDNAMPAHAPVKRIVKRRPPTGA